From the Fusarium musae strain F31 chromosome 11, whole genome shotgun sequence genome, one window contains:
- a CDS encoding hypothetical protein (EggNog:ENOG41), which yields MASDAALPSQMRAAYIAEYSKPYALGERSLPSIRDTDILVRVHAAGFCHSDLQALQGEFEKPAPIGLIPSHEIAGVVAKLGIKYTGDLKVGDRVGVLNFKHACGACVGCRLTQRRGEELDPRFCDNRETAGFLHDGGFAEYASADPETTVKLPDSILFEQAAPLTCAGATVWGSLEGATAGVGKGETIAIVGIGGLGHLGVQFAKALGFKVVAVDSREAGRQLASDVENSALKPDLVVDSSDTAAASKAIYDFTNGEGVAAAIVCTPSLQANRWALNILRIKGTLGILGLPQESWQFDAAPIVFRELTIKGSYVAGRAATERMMKVVEEAGVRSHLTVLPFDKIPDIVEIYEDAAFKGRIVVQI from the exons ATGGCGTCCGACGCAGCTCTACCATCTCAGATGAGAGCGGCCTACATCGCAGAG TATAGCAAACCGTATGCCTTGGGAGAGCGCTCACTGCCCTCCATCAGAGACACAGACATTCTCGTGCGAGTTCACGCCGCTGGGTTCTGTCACTCAGACCTACAAGCATTGCAAGGCGAGTTTGAGAAACCGGCACCAATTGGCCTGATACCATCTCATGAAATAGCCGGCGTTGTCGCCAAACTTGGGATCAAGTACACGGGAGACCTCAAAGTCGGCGATCGTGTTGGCGTCCTTAACTTCAAGCATGCTTGTGGAGCATGTGTAGGATGTCGCTTGACGCAGAGAAGAGGCGAAGAGCTTGATCCAAGGTTCTGTGATAACAGGGAAACTGCCGGCTTCTTGCACGATGGAGGCTTTGCGGAGTACGCATCTGCTGATCCAGAAACAACCGTGAAACTGCCGGACTCGATCTTGTTCGAGCAAGCTGCGCCGCTTACTTGTGCGGGAGCAACAGTTTGGGGAAGTCTTGAGGGCGCGACGGCGGGAGTGGGTAAGGGAGAGACGATTGCGATCGTGGGTATCGGCGGACTCGGGCACTTGGGAGTGCAGTTCGCAAAAGCGCTCGGGTTCAAGGTCGTCGCGGTGGATAGCAGAGAAGCAGGTCGACAGTTAGCATCAGACGTGGAGAACTCAGCACTGAAGCCAGACCTCGTTGTCGACTCTTCCGACACCGCAGCTGCATCAAAGGCGATCTATGACTTCACAAACGGCGAAGGTGTCGCAGCAGCTATTGTATGCACGCCTTCGTTGCAAGCGAATCGGTGGGCGCTCAATATTCTCAGGATCAAGGGGACGTTGGGAATACTAGGTCTTCCGCAGGAGTCGTGGCAGTTCGACGCTGCACCGATTGTGTTTCGGGAGTTGACGATCAAGGGGAGTTATGTCGCGGGGAGAGCAGCGAcggagaggatgatgaaggtCGTGGAGGAGGCGGGTGTCAGGTCGCATTTGACTGTGTTGCCGTTCGACAAGATTCCGGACATTGTTGAGATTTACGAGGATGCGGCGTTTAAGGGACGGATTGTTGTACAGATATGA
- a CDS encoding hypothetical protein (EggNog:ENOG41) has translation MVKMLQQLEWTTKQVEISNHVFRNGMMALLYLGNPVQAGDVEALLDPLNLTIRPEESSEYQLLLAAVHDCAERVSNLPDYQPVPDTARFPRQNIHLPEDHEQSYGHAWAHRFIIEGDKSSRSALARKSVCLKDCIAVAGVPQFFGSDAFPAWTPSTDATVVTRALEAGAVITGTATCENFCNSTSSFTSAQGTIDNPRKAGYSAGGSTSGGAALVTGGLADIAIGTDQGGSIRVPASLCGCVGFKPTHGLVPYTGITSGDQIDDHAGPLARTVDEVAACLDVIAGYDGIDDRSLGAPSSGSFNYLDSLAGASVKGLRIGVLKEGYDNDLVQPGVKQTFFDTINRLKSLGADVDEVSIPLHKEGPSIWTIQQRISGSAGILGQANGRRGLYLTEFEQARLPWTSSEFEKLFPSTKNTVINGIYLSRKFPGLYAKTVNIGRQIRDAYEAKFKEYDVIIMPTTPFVAPRHGSRESVLKSFEPSIGMTNNTAIFNVTGNPALSLPVGWSKAVDDESVLLPVGLQIVGGLWQEKKVLNVAKALESSFDWEQEGKSTVEETEDVLNEVRRVRESSHL, from the exons ATGGTCAAGATGCTCCAACAGCTTGAGTGGACCACGAAGCAGGTTGAGATTAGCAATCATGTCTTTAGAAATGGAATGATGGCATTGCTTTATCT TGGAAACCCTGTTCAGGCAGGCGACGTCGAAGCGCTTCTTGaccctctcaacctcaccatCCGTCCCGAAGAGTCGTCAGAATACCAACTCCTCCTTGCAGCAGTTCACGACTGCGCAGAACGCGTCTCCAATCTCCCCGACTATCAGCCTGTCCCGGATACCGCAAGATTCCCCCGTCAAAATATTCATCTTCCCGAAGACCATGAGCAAAGCTATGGTCATGCATGGGCGCATCGTTTCATCATTGAAGGCGACAAGTCCTCACGCTCAGCTTTGGCAAGGAAGTCTGTTTGTCTGAAAGACTGTATCGCTGTTGCCGGAGTGCCGCAGTTCTTTGGAAGCGATGCATTTCCTGCTTGGACACCGTCGACTGATGCGACTGTTGTCACAAGAGCGCTTGAAGCTGGGGCCGTGATCACGGGAACAGCGACGTGTGAAAACTTCTGCAACTCCACATCATCCTTCACGAGCGCGCAGGGCACGATCGACAACCCGCGCAAAGCAGGGTATTCGGCCGGCGGCAGTACCTCTGGTGGCGCGGCTCTTGTCACGGGCGGTCTGGCCGACATTGCTATCGGTACAGACCAAGGCGGTAGCATTCGTGTACCAGCCTCGCTGTGCGGTTGTGTCGGGTTCAAGCCGACACACGGACTTGTTCCATATACTGGTATCACAAGTGGTGACCAGATTGACGACCATGCTGGACCACTCGCTAGGACAGTGGACGAGGTTGCTGCTTGCCTCGACGTCATTGCGGGTTACGATGGGATCGACGACCGATCACTCGGCGCACCATCATCCGGATCATTCAACTACTTGGACTCATTGGCCGGTGCATCCGTCAAGGGTCTCCGAATTGGCGTTCTGAAGGAAGGCTACGACAATGATCTGGTACAACCAGGCGTAAAGCAGACTTTCTTCGACACCATCAATAGGCTCAAATCGCTCGgtgcagatgttgatgaagtaTCGATTCCCCTCCACAAAGAAGGCCCTTCAATATGGACCATCCAGCAGCGCATATCCGGCTCGGCAGGCATCCTAGGCCAAGCCAACGGTCGCCGCGGTCTCTACCTGACCGAGTTCGAGCAAGCTCGTCTCCCATGGACATCTTccgagtttgagaagctcttcCCATCCACCAAAAACACAGTCATCAACGGCATCTATCTCTCACGCAAATTCCCCGGTCTCTACGCAAAGACCGTCAACATTGGCCGCCAAATACGCGACGCATACGAAGCAAAGTTCAAAGAATACgacgtcatcatcatgccaACAACACCCTTCGTCGCACCGCGTCACGGGTCACGAGAGTCTGTGCTCAAGTCATTCGAGCCGAGCATCGGGATGACGAACAACactgccatcttcaacgttACGGGAAACCCTGCCCTGTCGCTTCCTGTTGGTTGGTCAaaggctgttgatgatgagagtgtaCTATTGCCGGTTGGATTACAGATCGTTGGTGGTCTTtggcaagagaagaaggttctGAATGTTGCGAAGGCGCTGGAGAGCAGTTTTGATTGGGAGCAGGAGGGGAAGTCTACGGTTGAAGAGACAGAGGATGTGCTGAATGAGGTCCGACGTGTTAGAGAATCTTCTCATCTGTAG
- a CDS encoding hypothetical protein (EggNog:ENOG41~CAZy:CE4): MPKRILCSYGVDVDAVAGWLGSYGGEDSPSDISRGLFAGTHGTRRMLKLFDKYNIKATWFIPGHSLETFPEECAMVRDAGHEIGLHGYSHENPSDMTLEQQRDVLEKTHKMLTDFCGKPPRGSVAPWWETSKEGVDLMLSYGIEYDHSMSHDDCHMYWLRTNDSWTKIDYKQKAETWMKPLVKGQDTGLVEIPANWYLDEVSFGSPWYKIHVLTLPPMMFIKDAPNSHGWVNSRDVEDLWRDHFDYFYREYADDPDEICVFPLTVHPDVSGRPHALLMHERLIEYINKHEGVEWVTMEQMCDEFKKKNKPPKGAVMPKAQEKK, from the exons ATGCCTAAGCGTATTTTGTGCTCGTATGGagtcgatgttgatgctgttgcCGGTTGGCTTGGCTCATATGGAGGCGAAGATTCACCAAGCGATATTTCTCGTGGCCTGTTCGCCGGAACACACGGAACTCGCCGAATGCTGAAGTTGTTCGATAAGTACAACATCAAAGCGACATGGTTCATCCCGGGACACAGTCTTGAGACTTTCCCCGAAGAATGTGCCATGGTCCGTGATGCCGGCCATGAAATAGGGCTCCACG GCTACTCTCATGAAAATCCTTCGGACATGACACTGGAGCAACAGCGTGATGTCTTGGAAAAGACTCACAAGATGCTCACAGATTTCTGCGGCAAACCGCCCCGCGGAAGTGTCGCCCCTTGGTGGGAGACTAGCAAGGAGGGCGTTGATCTGATGCTGAGCTATGGCATTGAGTATGATCACTCAATGTCTCATGATGATTGCCATATGTACTGGCTACGAACTAATGATAGCTGGACCAAAATTGATTACAAGCAAAAGGCTGAGACTTGGATGAAGCCATTAGTCAAGGGACAGGATACAGGACTTGTTGAGATTCCAGCAAACTGGTATCTAGATGAGGTGAGTTTTGGCAGTCCTTGGTACAAGATCCATGTGCTAAC CCTTCCCCCTATGATGTTCATCAAAGACGCCCCCAACAGCCACGGCTGGGTCAACTCTCGTGATGTCGAAGACCTGTGGCGAGACCACTTTGACTACTTCTACCGAGAATACGCCGATGATCCCGATGAGATTTGTGTGTTTCCTCTCACAGTCCATCCGGATGTTTCCGGTCGACCGCATGCTCTGCTGATGCACGAGAG ATTGATTGAGTATATCAACAAGCATGAAGGTGTTGAATGGGTGACGATGGAGCAGATGTGTGATGAGttcaaaaagaagaataagCCACCAAAGGGGGCTGTTATGCCCAAGGCTCAGGAAAAGAAGTAG
- a CDS encoding hypothetical protein (EggNog:ENOG41) — translation MSSSEGEKGEKQAGGMLSNGSIELGRQEGVDDGEVFQKIPGKVDFRTVGWIQASVIFLKVIFATGVLTIPSAMFVLGALPGAINVLGWQGLNTYCAIVQGNFRNRHAGCHSIADMANVVGGTWLKEVVGVLFLVTYAIVGASGIFGTSVALNVLSNHAICTNWFMLVATIAVLILASVRKFENIAWLTWAGFLTVYVAVFIVVVGVTTLDRPAAAPQTGDYEFGYHVIGHPTFVAAITSVSTIFCSGAGTSAFLPVISEMRRPRDYNKAVYLCMGIVTASYLTFSLVVYKYCGQWVASPSLGSAGPTIKKVAYGIGLTGLLVSACLYVHVAAKYLFVRLLRHSEHFQKNTVVHWAVWLGCTTAMSAVSFLLASGIPIFNYLLALAGSLTFSPLALGLPGYLWVYDHQHYRKGKMWQVIVYYLNWLMIALSVFLTIGGTYGVIQNIIDAYSQGLIGGAFSCENNDR, via the exons ATGAGTTCTtctgaaggagagaaaggcGAGAAGCAGGCTGGTGGTATGCTTAGCAATGGAAGCATTGAGCTCGGAAGACAggagggtgttgatgatggagaggtCTTTCAGAAAATTCCTGGCAAGGTTGACTTTCGTACTGTTGGGTGGATTCAGGCCTCTGTCATCTTTCTCAAGG TTATTTTTGCAACTGGCGTCCTCACAATTCCGAGTGCCATGTTCGTCCTCGGTGCTCTCCCTGGTGCGATCAACGTCCTTGGGTGGCAAGGTCTCAACACATACTGCGCTATTGTCCAAGGAAACTTCAGAAACAGACATGCTGGCTGCCACAGCATCGCTGATATGGCGAACGTAGTTGGCGGTACTTGGCTAAAGG AGGTCGTTGGAGTCCTATTCCTCGTCACATACGCCATTGTCGGTGCTTCAGGTATCTTTGGTACTTCAGTGGCACTCAATGTCCTTAGCAACCATGCCATCTGTACCAATTGGTTCATGCTGGTTGCGACCATTGCGGTTCTCATCCTCGCAAGTGTTCGCAAGTTTGAGAACATTGCTTGGCTTACTTGGGCTGGTTTCTTGACAGTCTACGTCgctgtcttcatcgtcgt CGTCGGCGTTACAACCCTCGATCgacctgctgctgctccccAAACCGGAGACTACGAGTTTGGCTACCACGTCATCGGCCATCCCACCTTTGTTGCAGCCATCACATCAGTCTCTACAATCTTCTGCAGCGGTGCTGGAACTTCCGCCTTCTTGCCAGTCATCTCTGAGATGCGCCGACCTCGAGACTACAACAAAGCTGTCTACCTCTGCATGGGTATCGTCACTGCTTCCTACCTGACTTTCTCGCTTGTCGTCTACAAGTATTGCGGACAGTGGGTTGCTTCTCCATCTTTAGGAAGTGCAGGTCCTaccatcaagaaggttgCTTATGGTATTGGCCTCACTGGTCTGCTTGTCAGCGCCTGTCTGTATGTCCACGTCGCAGCCAAGTACCTCTTCGTTCGACTTCTTCGACACTCAGAGCACTTCCAGAAGAACACCGTAGTTCATTGGGCAGTCTGGCTGGGATGCACGACTGCCATGTCGGCTGTTTCGTTCCTCCTCGCTTCTGGAATCCCCATCTTCAACTACCTCCTGGCTCTCGCCGGAAGTCTTACCTTTTCACCTCTCGCACTGGGCTTGCCTGGATATCTTTGGGTGTATGACCACCAGCACTACCGGAAGGGAAAGATGTGGCAGGTCATTGTTTACTATCTTAACTGGTTGATGATTGCGTTGTCCGTTTTCTTGACTATTGGTGGAACCTATGGTGTTATCCAAAACATTATCGATGCTTATTCACAGGGACTTATTGGAGGAGCCTTCAGTTGCGAGAACAATGATAGGTAG
- a CDS encoding hypothetical protein (EggNog:ENOG41), with protein sequence MAPVFVYPFFLLKHLRLRKEQKIGLIGIFSLGTITLIVSLSRFIAYNVTNFELEDESGNTLTLAEMSTAVIVVCLPGLRTFIVRSKKSTNRSSSHQLSGYGNHTRIGVGQTSKTGGHKGQGPPSSYAKWGVRDDEIELVTHIRVSHELANPDACSASEQSATSRNLGL encoded by the exons ATGGCCCCAGTATTCGTCTATCCATTCTTTTTACTGAAGCACTTGAGATTGCGCAAGGAACAAAAGATCGGCCTCATTGGCATCTTTTCCTTGGGAACCATCACCTTAATAGTCAGCCTTTCACGATTCATCGCATACAATGTCACCAACTTTGAGCTCGAGGACGAATCCGGCA ACACATTAACCCTCGCCGAAATGAGTACCGCCGTCATCGTCGTTTGTCTCCCCGGCCTTCGAACATTCATCGTGCGATCGAAAAAGTCTACAAATCGCTCATCCTCACACCAGCTCAGCGGCTACGGCAACCACACAAGGATAGGAGTGGGACAAACATCGAAGACGGGCGGACATAAAGGACAAGGGCCACCATCTTCGTATGCAAAATGGGGCGtgagagatgatgagatcgagTTGGTAACTCACATACGCGTTTCCCACGAACTGGCGAATCCGGATGCTTGTAGCGCGAGCGAGCAAAGCGCGACGAGTCGCAATTTGGGATTATGA
- a CDS encoding hypothetical protein (EggNog:ENOG41) encodes MSSIKPLILHAHTTGPNPFKVAIFLEALNIPYTVKLWQFGDAPNGVKGERFLKINPNGRVPALEDPNTNVTSWESLACMNYILRVYDTENKFGARQEAGEQGRADVDAWTSFLVSTLGPFLGQCNWFRHYNDVKNENAYERYQAQAYRCFGVLEEQLKKHGGDWILAGDKPNVVDFHFEPWMRQYEYAGLSLNDYPKVKAWLDRVQALPEVKQAYEKIKAGEEV; translated from the coding sequence ATGTCTTCCATCAAGCCCCTCATTCTTCACGCTCACACCACCGGCCCCAACCCCTTCAAGGTGGCCATCTTTCTTGAAGCACTCAACATCCCATACACCGTCAAGCTCTGGCAGTTTGGTGATGCACCCAATGGTGTTAAGGGCGAAcgcttcctcaagatcaaccccAATGGCCGCGTTCCCGCTTTGGAAGACCCCAACACCAACGTCACCAGCTGGGAAAGCCTGGCCTGCATGAACTACATCCTCCGCGTCTACGACACCGAGAACAAGTTCGGTGCACGACAGGAAGCAGGCGAGCAAGGACGAGCCGATGTCGACGCATGGACCAGCTTTCTTGTTAGCACTCTGGGGCCGTTCCTTGGTCAGTGCAATTGGTTCCGTCATTATAATGATGTCAAGAATGAGAACGCGTATGAGAGATATCAAGCCCAGGCATACCGATGCTTTGGAGTTTTGGAGGAGCAGCTGAAGAAACATGGCGGAGACTGGATTTTGGCCGGGGATAAGCCGAATGTCGTCGACTTTCACTTTGAGCCTTGGATGAGACAGTATGAGTATGCTGGCTTGAGTCTGAATGATTATCCCAAGGTGAAGGCTTGGTTGGATCGTGTTCAGGCGCTGCCTGAGGTAAAGCAAGCgtatgagaagatcaaggctgggGAGGAGGTCTAA
- a CDS encoding hypothetical protein (EggNog:ENOG41), whose product MINNVNYRGCWLSSRAAIKCMLKQDPLPTHDGRPGVRGSIVNIASQLGVVGRPAAPAYCGSKAAVISMTRCDAIDYSKDLIRVNAVCPGLIDTAMTRPQADVLSPAINIAPMGRMGSPQEVADCILFLASSKASFVQGAAMMVDGGYVIN is encoded by the exons ATGATCAACAATGTCAACTATCGGGGATGTTGGCTATCATCTCGCGCTGCCATCAAATGTATGCTTAAGCAAGACCCTCTACCTACTCATGACGGAAGACCCGGAGTTCGAGGAAGCATCGTCAACATAGCCTCACAATTGGGAGTGGTTGGTCGCCCAGCAGCAC CGGCCTATTGCGGGAGCAAAGCAGCCGTGATTAGCATGACAAGATGCGATGCTATAGAT TACTCCAAGGATCTCATCCGAGTAAACGCTGTTTGCCCTGGTCTTATCGACACAGCGATGACCCGGCCTCAAGCTGATGTCTTGAGTCCCGCCATCAACATCGCTCCGATGGGACGCATGGGCAGCCCTCAGGAAGTTGCTGATTGCATATTGTTTCTTGCAAGCAGTAAAGCTAGTTTTGTGCAGGGAGCTGCGATGATGGTTGACGGCGGTTATGTTATTAATTAG
- a CDS encoding hypothetical protein (EggNog:ENOG41), which produces MPIFNGVALVTGAASVDRDAKKLNDTDLAIKETFQDVQVLAVPTDISKQEDIERLYSETIETFGRVDYVVNGAGKSCLATEKFVVDD; this is translated from the exons ATGCCGATCTTCAATGGCGTTGCGCTCGTGACTGGGGCGGCCTCGG TTGACCGCGATGCGAAAAAGCTCAATGACACAGACCTGGCCATTAAAGAGACCTTCCAGGATGTTCAGGTCCTCGCTGTGCCAACAGACATCTCCAAACAGGAGGACATTGAGAGGCTCTACAGTGAAACTATTGAAACATTCGGCAGAGTAGATTATGTTGTCAATGGTGCTGGTAAGAGTTGTCTTGCTACTGAAAAGTTCGTCGTCGACGACTGA
- a CDS encoding hypothetical protein (EggNog:ENOG41) gives MRAARYYGIKDIRVEQVPEPSVQPGQVKVAPKYVGICGTDLHEYLGGPNFCPTKPHPLTSESIPVTLGHEFSGIISEVGPGVTGFEVGQPCAVQPTLFCGHCAACHTSAENVCHTGGFLRLSGGGGGLSESVCVNATHVFALPKDLPLEIGALVEPLSVAWHAMSAASEINEKSKVAILGGGPIGLAMILCLKAKGVSEIIVSEVASSRQEFARQFGATTVVNPIKEDLKEIALGLTGGLGADVVFDCAGVPASVKGAFEVVRTRGTVVNIAIWEKEIPFNPNWLTFKESAYKSVLGYQREDFQAVIDNLASGAIKPHQMITRKIKMENIVEDGIKALITDKDNQVKILVDVDDK, from the exons ATGAGAGCTGCTAGGTATTACGGTATCAAGGACATTCGTGTCGAGCAGGTCCCTGAGCCTTCAGTGCAGCCCGGACAAGTCAAG GTTGCTCCTAAATATGTTGGCATCTGCGGCACAG ATCTGCACGAATATCTCGGAGGACCCAACTTCTGCCCAACCAAACCTCACCCTCTCACATCAGAAAGCATCCCCGTGACACTCGGTCATGAATTCTCAGGAATTATCTCCGAAGTTGGGCCCGGCGTAACCGGCTTCGAAGTAGGTCAGCCCTGCGCAGTCCAACCAACCCTCTTCTGCGGCCACTGCGCTGCATGCCACACCAGCGCCGAGAACGTCTGCCACACTGGCGGTTTCCTCAGACTCTCtggtggcggcggcggtcTTTCCGAGTCAGTCTGTGTGAACGCGACGCACGTCTTTGCGTTGCCAAAGGATCTGCCGCTCGAGATCGGAGCACTTGTCGAGCCTCTTTCCGTGGCGTGGCATGCCATGTCTGCAGCGTCGGAGATCAACGAAAAGTCCAAGGTTGCCATTTTGGGAGGTGGGCCAATTGGTCTGGCCATGATTTTGTGCTTGAAGGCCAAGGGGGTTAGTGAGATCATCGTCTCTGAAGTTGCCTCGTCGAGACAAGAGTTTGCAAGGCAGTTTGGTGCCACCACGGTTGTGAACCCGATCAAAGAGGACCTCAAAGAGATCGCGCTTGGCCTGACTGGTGGTTTGGGCGCTGATGTCGTTTTCGATTGCGCCGGTGTACCGGCGAG TGTCAAAGGTGCTTTCGAAGTTGTGAGAACAAGAGGTACTGTTGTGAACATTGCTATCTGGGAGAAGGAGATTCCCTTTAACCCTAATTGGTTGACCTTTAAGGAGAGTGCCTATAAATCCGTTTTGGGATACCAACGGGAGGACTTTCAGGCGGTCATCGATAACCTTGCTTCAGGTGCAATCAAGCCTCATCAAATGATCACTAGAaagatcaagatggagaacATTGTTGAGGATGGTATCAAAGCGTTGATCACAGATAAGGATAACCAAGTCAAGATCCtggtggatgttgatgacaaATGA
- a CDS encoding hypothetical protein (EggNog:ENOG41) produces MATTNRRNARDSSDVEARPSPEPSGPRYRSNSQPFAGRLGANQAYVVEGGTSKDDHLLHHAPDATPHMSFRELMDMRPIKNLDLWKAALIEGIGTLLFVYITIWVNISPDTAPAAPTQRFGSFDNAAFLGPLIGGITNLIFITLFVTSFGAISGAHFNPLITFATFCARLCSLPRLILYVAAQIGGGALAGLLVRASWGGRDFKVGGCWLFTDIVPPREIFVVELVSATLLLFLAFGVGLDPRQAKIIGPALGPFMVGLSVGTMSFASAFARYGYGGAGLNPTRCMGAFVGSRFPGWHWIHWVADGTACIIHGAWGAAFKRQTRPAATNFSVSGTLYIANADATDK; encoded by the exons ATGGCAACGACGAACCGCCGGAATGCACGCGACAGCAGCGATGTCGAAGCCAGGCCCAGCCCGGAGCCTTCAGGTCCTCGTTATCGAAGCAACAGTCAACCCTTCGCTGGAAGACTCGGTGCCAATCAAGCGTACGTTGTCGAAGGAGGAACATCCAAAGACGACCATTTACTGCACCATGCACCAGATGCAACGCCGCACATGTCGTTCCGAGAGTTGATGGACATGCGTCCGATCAAGAATCTGGATTTATGGAAAGCAGCGCTTATTGAAGGAATTG GTACTCTACTGTTTGTGTACATAACGATATGGGTAAACATCTCTCCGGATACCGCTCCAGCTGCCCCAACACAGCGATTCGGTAGCTTTGACAATGCTGCTTTCCTGGGACCTCTCATTGGCGGCATAACCAACCTAATCTTCATAACGCTCTTCGTCACCTCTTTTGGAGCGATTTCCGGTGCTCATTTCAACCCTCTGATTACCTTTGCGACTTTCTGCGCTCGTCTATGTTCACTGCCACGTTTGATACTCTACGTCGCAGCTCAGATCGGCGGCGGAGCCCTGGCAGGCTTATTAGTCAGGGCAAGCTGGGGAGGTCGAGACTTCAAAGTCGGCGGATGCTGGTTGTTCACGGATATCGTCCCGCCAAGGGAGATATTTGTCGTCGAGCTAGTATCGGCTACCCTTCTCCTATTCCTCGCTTTTGGTGTTGGTCTGGACCCTCGACAAGCCAAGATCATTGGCCCGGCACTGGGACCTTTCATGGTAGGATTGAGTGTCGGGACCATGAGCTTTGCTAGTGCTTTCGCGCGATATGGATATGGCGGTGCAGGGCTAAATCCCACGAGATGTATGGGTGCATTTGTTGGAAGCCGCTTCCCAGGTTGGCACTGGATACACTGGGTTGCTGATGGGACTGCCTGTATTATTCACGGC GCGTGGGGGGCAGCTTTCAAGAGA CAAACGAGGCCCGCGGCTACTAATTTTAGTGTCAGCGGCACTCTTTACATTGCCAATGCTGATGCAACCGACAAGTAG
- a CDS encoding hypothetical protein (CAZy:CE10~MEROPS:MER0034665), whose product MAPSLEILASAQPDPEFLEACPLPRQNSPPPLPANVDIPTLRATSNKHKNEARDALGGPPPNLTERDIEIPVRDGSSILAYVYAPSDVVPGDELPIFLFFHGGGFCLGTRHDDMQSNRILAVKAGIIIVCLDYRLAPEHPFPQAIHDGVDALHWIAQNPTQLHPSASPSAGLVIGGTSAGANIANGVVYLNRDLGSPAKVTGQFLGVGPLLPPPCVPEKYKDDYVSHEQNKDVTIPPEELARAFVGKNTRDMVLQRN is encoded by the exons ATGGCTCCTAGTCTGGAAATCCTTGCCAGCGCTCAGCCAGACCCCGAGTTTCTCGAGGCATGTCCCCTCCCCCGCCAAAA CAGCCCTCCGCCGCTTCCGGCCAATGTCGACATACCAACCCTTCGAGCCACATCGAACAAGCACAAAAATGAGGCGCGAGATGCGCTAGGAGGCCCTCCTCCGAACCTGACCGAGCGTGATATCGAGATACCCGTTCGTGACGGCAGCAGTATTCTTGCCTATGTTTATGCTCCATCAGATGTCGTCCCTGGAGATGAACTTCCTATCTTTTTGTTCTTCCATGGTGGCGGCTTCTGTCTGGGCACGCGCCATGATGATATGCAGTCCAACAGAATCTTGGCGGTCAAGGCTGGTATCATCATAGTCTGCCTCGACTACCGCCTTGCTCCGGAACATCCGTTCCCTCAGGCTATTCATGATGGAGTGGATGCTTTACATTGG ATCGCTCAAAATCCAACGCAACTTCACCCTTCAGCGTCCCCTTCAGCAGGCCTTGTCATCGGAGGCACTTCCGCCGGAGCAAACATTGCCAACGGCGTGGTGTATCTGAACCGTGACCTGGGATCTCCTGCAAAGGTCACCGGGCAGTTTCTCGGTGTCggacctcttcttcctccaccaTGCGTTCCTGAGAAGTACAAGGACGATTACGTCAGTCACGAGCAGAACAAAGACGTGACCATACCTCCAGAGGAACTTGCTCGCGCATTCGTTGGTAAGAACACCCGAGACATGGTGTTGCAGAGAAACTAA